The Bos indicus x Bos taurus breed Angus x Brahman F1 hybrid chromosome 13, Bos_hybrid_MaternalHap_v2.0, whole genome shotgun sequence genome includes a region encoding these proteins:
- the LOC113902806 gene encoding uncharacterized protein C9orf85 homolog — MSSQKGNVTRSRPQRHQNTFSFKNDKFDKSVQTKKINAKLHDGVCQRCKEVLEWRVKYSKYKPLSKPKKCVKCLQKTVKDSYHIMCRPCACELEVCAKCGKREDVVIPFNKEPEKTENVENNLRSSHRRSCRKNEENDDDLDFDIDLDDTEEDN; from the coding sequence ATGAGCTCACAGAAAGGGAACGTGACTCGTTCCAGGCCTCAGAGGCACCAGAATACTTTTAGCTTCAAAAATGACAAGTTTGATAAGAGTGTTCAGACCAAGAAAATTAATGCAAAACTTCATGATGGAGTATGTCAGCGTTGTAAAGAAGTTCTTGAATGGCGTGTAAAATACAGCAAGTACAAACCACTATCAAAGCCCAAAAAATGTGTTAAATGTTTACAAAAGACAGTGAAGGATTCTTATCATATAATGTGTAGACCATGTGCCTGTGAACTTGAAGTTTGTGCCAAGTGTGGAAAGAGAGAAGATGTTGTTATTCCGTTTAATAAAGAaccagaaaagacagaaaatgttgaaaataatttaCGTTCCAGCCATAGAAGaagctgcagaaagaatgaagaaaatgatgaTGATTTAGATTTTGATATTGATTTAGATGACACAGAAGAAGACAATTAA